A genomic segment from Branchiostoma floridae strain S238N-H82 chromosome 7, Bfl_VNyyK, whole genome shotgun sequence encodes:
- the LOC118419995 gene encoding short transient receptor potential channel 4-like, with the protein MLGEAPMKMKYVQKESDFTEDMTPIILAAHKNNYEILKLLLQKGHPIPKPHDVRCTCNECAEGYRTDALRHSRQRLNVYRALASPSLIMLSSDDPILTAFQLSWELRGLSTLENEFKSEYEQLSKQCKKFASDLLSHTRGTRELQVILNHSDDMVESATSSNSLARLKLAIKYHQKEFVSQPNCQQLLSSMWYEGFPSWRRKHWAVKVLICASIALAFPLLGICYLCAPKSSLGKLIRKPFLKFICHTTSYLFFLALLYLASNPSLVGDEADDRPDQQGPVPNTVEWMIFVWVLGMIWGEIKQLWEAGLKEYISDQWNVMDFIMNSLYVATIALRVVSYIKFKDETLTGIHPRSTWQADHPTLVAEGLFATANIFSSLRVIFLFTSNSHLGPLQISLGRMGFDIVKVLFIYFLVLFAFANGLNQLYFPYNNMNGSLQTDGNDYYCYGVRCHDQNNAFSSLWETLQALFWSLFGLVNLYVTKVENAQGYKHAFTEFVGTWMFGAYNVIALIVLLNMLIAMMNNSYQHIADHADTEWKFARTKLWLSYFEEGGTLPPPFNIVPSPKFFWYTIMWVKNSCSEICNFRKKQLNRMRSIGKMTAVKLRKDMAYKDVIQNLVRRYIANEIRDRESSEGLCEDDINELKQDISSFRYEMLALLKSDGGEGGPDSLQDERPSRRKRRTGKYSLEALSQPRSRSMNNLDRLEEHPAVDETDSAKACLSRPLAAAAVRSVFPVLEQRQRNVMNGQVAGAADRTWSRGNPGGGLQDGNPLLLQTERVSSMGRISRTFVTLASPVLGRRRRQQRKGLDEEEDTELGAMSRTNRNFANENDMGSVFTCAPITEIDDSAEEEASHDEENSSSESASRHEVV; encoded by the exons ATGTTAGGGGAAGCACCCATGAAG ATGAAGTACGTCCAAAAAGAGTCCGACTTCACGGAAGACATGACGCCCATCATCCTAGCCGCGCACAAGAACAACTACGAGATCCTCAAGCTGCTTCTACAGAAGGGACATCCCATCCCCAAACCTCACGACGTCAGGTGCACGTGCAAC GAGTGCGCTGAAGGTTACCGTACCGACGCCCTGAGACACTCCCGGCAGAGGCTGAACGTGTACCGAGCGCTGGCCAGCCCCAGCCTCATCATGCTGTCCAGTGATGACCCCATCCTCACAGCGTTTCAACTCAGCTGGGAGCTCAGGGG GCTGTCGACCTTAGAGAACGAGTTCAAGTCGGAGTACGAGCAGCTGTCCAAGCAGTGTAAGAAGTTTGCCTCGGACCTGCTGAGCCACACGCGGGGCACGAGGGAACTGCAGGTCATTCTCAACCACTCGGACGACATGGTGGAGTCCGCCACCAGCAGCAACTCACTGGCCAGGCTCAAACTCGCCATCAAATACCACCAGAAAGAG TTCGTGTCTCAGCCCAACTGTCAGCAGCTGCTGTCGTCCATGTGGTACGAGGGTTTCCCGTCATGGCGGCGGAAGCACTGGGCCGTCAAGGTCCTCATCTGCGCCTCCATCGCCCTGGCCTTCCCGCTGCTTGGCATCTGCTACCTCTGCGCACCCAAAAGCTCACTGGGCAAGCTTATACGGAAG CCGTTCCTGAAGTTCATCTGCCACACGACGTCGTACCTGTTCTTCCTGGCTCTGCTGTACCTGGCCTCCAACCCCAGCCTGGTGGGGGACGAGGCAGACGACAGGCCTGACCAGCAGGGGCCGGTCCCCAACACCGTGGAGTGGATGATCTTCGTCTGGGTCCTGG GAATGATCTGGGGAGAGATCAAACAGTTATGGGAAGCGGGACTGAAGGAGTACATCAGCGACCAGTGGAACGTCATGGACTTCATCATGAACTCTCTCTACGTGGCCACCATCGCGCTGAGAGTCGTCTCTTACATCAAG TTTAAAGACGAGACGCTGACCGGTATCCATCCGCGCTCCACGTGGCAGGCGGATCACCCCACCCTCGTGGCGGAAGGTCTCTTCGCTACAGCAAACATCTTCAGTTCGCTCAGGGTCATCTTTCTATTCACCTCCAATTCCCACCTAGGACCACTACAG ATATCCTTAGGAAGGATGGGGTTCGACATAGTCAAGGTCCTGTTTATCTACTTCCTGGTGCTGTTTGCCTTTGCGAACGGGCTGAACCAGCTGTACTTCCCGTACAACAACATGAACGGGTCCCTGCAGACGGACGGGAACGACTACTACTGCTACGGCGTGCGCTGTCACGACCAGAACAACGCCTTCTCAAG TCTATGGGAAACCCTACAAGCTCTGTTCTGGTCCCTGTTCGGCCTGGTCAACCTGTACGTGACTAAAGTGGAGAACGCGCAGGGATACAAGCACGCCTTCACGGAGTTCGTGGGAACCTGGATGTTCGGGGCCTACAACGTCATCGCTCTGATCGTGCTGCTCAACATGCTCATAGCCATGATGAACAACTCCTATCAACACATAGCG GACCACGCAGACACGGAATGGAAGTTCGCACGGACCAAGCTGTGGCTGAGTTACTTTGAAGAAGGCGGAACTCTCCCCCCTCCCTTCAACATCGTCCCCAGCCCCAAGTTCTTCTGGTACACCATCATGTGGGTCAAGAACAGCTGCTCCGAGATCTGCAACTTCAGGAAGAAACAGCTCAACAGGATGAGATCTATAGGG AAAATGACGGCTGTCAAGCTCAGAAAAGACATGGCATACAAG GACGTCATACAGAACCTGGTGCGGAGATACATCGCAAACGAGATCAGAGATAGGGAAAGCTCAGAAG GTCTGTGTGAAGACGACATCAACGAGCTGAAGCAGGACATCTCTAGTTTCCGGTACGAGATGCTGGCCCTGCTGAAGTCGGACGGTGGGGAGGGTGGCCCGGACTCGCTGCAGGACGAGCGGCCGTCTCGACGGAAGCGGCGGACGGGCAAGTACAGCCTAGAAGCGCTGTCTCAGCCGCGCTCCCGGTCCATGAACAACCTGGACCGCCTGGAGGAACACCCGGCGGTGGATGAAACGGACTCCGCGAAGGCGTGTCTGTCCCGGCCGCTGGCCGCCGCCGCCGTCAGGTCGGTATTTCCCGTGCTGGAGCAGCGGCAGAGGAACGTGATGAACGGGCAGGTTGCCGGGGCGGCGGACCGGACCTGGTCCCGCGGCAACCCCGGCGGCGGCCTGCAGGACGGCAACCCGCTGCTGCTACAGACCGAGCGGGTGTCCAGCATGGGCAGGATTAGTAGGACATTTGTCACGCTGGCGTCGCCCGTGCTCGGGCGGAGAAGACGGCAGCAGAGGAAGGGTTTAGACGAGGAAGAGGACACGGAGCTGGGCGCCATGTCGCGCACGAACAGGAACTTTGCCAACGAAAACGACATG GGGAGCGTCTTCACGTGTGCGCCCATCACCGAAATCGACGACTCTGCAGAAGAAGAGGCTTCTCATGATGAAGAAAACAGCTCGTCAGAATCTGCATCTCGACACGAAGTCGTTTGA